One region of Phragmites australis chromosome 18, lpPhrAust1.1, whole genome shotgun sequence genomic DNA includes:
- the LOC133898302 gene encoding probable adenylate kinase 5, chloroplastic isoform X2, whose translation MASSSPSTTSPTLAVPGHPHRRPSPLPSCYSPLAASSSPAVSSISASAAPKHKPRGLGLRCRAAEEGPAPARGEAPPKVMISGAPASGKGTQCQRIVEKYGLVHISTGDLLRAEVSSGTEIGKTAKEYMDSGKLVPDQVVTDMVVSRLSQPDVQERGWLLDGYPRSFSQAQSLESMKIRPDIFIVLEVPDDILIDRCVGRRLDPVTGKIYHVKNFPPENEEISARLITRSDDTFEKVKSRLETYKQNSEAILPTYSDLLNQIDGNRPAEVVFQEIDSLLQKTCGSTSANKLTKTNGKPPDSLDTSSKNEWRGIPTRLNNIPHSREIRQYFYDDVVQATKRAVEDKKTRLQININIPELNPEMDVYRIGASEVDKEDDMFILIAPQNAVGNCIIDDMRAMTDAAGDRPVILVNPRLKDMPGSSGVMQTMGRDMRLKYAASFETCYSFRLLFYAGSFYPIMGALRMAYPNKYEIYRRVDEPNGKEKYVFIAEFTENPTPDDITGAFKGPKKEKEKASSGFWGFLSGIL comes from the exons ATGGCGTCCTCCTCCCCGTCCACGACCTCCCCTACCCTCGCCGTGCCGGGGCACCCTCACCGCCGCCCCTCGCCGTTGCCTTCCTGCTACTCTCCTCTCgcggcgtcctcctccccggccgtcTCCTCCATCTCCGCGTCTGCCGCCCCCAAACACAAGCCCAGG GGGCTGGGACTTCGTTGCCGGGCCGCGGAGGAGGGACCCGCGCCGGCGCGCGGGGAGGCGCCCCCCAAGGTGATGATCTCGGGCGCGCCCGCGTCGGGGAAGGGTACGCAATGCCAAAGGATTGTCGAGAAG tacGGTTTGGTTCACATATCAACTGGGGATCTTCTACGAGCTGAAGTATCTTCTGGCACAGAAATAGGCAAGACAGCAAAAGAATATATGGACAGTGGCAAGCTTGTTCCAGATCAAGTTGTGACAGAT ATGGTGGTATCACGACTATCACAACCGGATGTACAAGAAAGagggtggcttcttgatggttacCCAAGGAGTTTCAGTCAGGCACAAAGCCTTGAAAGTATGAAAATAAGACCAGATATATTTATTGTGCTAGAA GTTCCTGATGACATTCTAATCGACAGATGTGTTGGAAGAAGGCTGGATCCTGTGACTGGCAAAATTTACCATGTAAAAAACTTCCCTCCGGAGAATGAGGAAATTTCTGCCCGGCTTATTACACGTTCTGATGATACGTTTGAGAAG GTTAAATCGCGTCTTGAGACGTACAAACAAAATTCTGAAGCTATTCTTCCTACATACTCAGATTTGCTTAATCAG ATTGATGGAAATCGCCCAGCGGAAGTTGTATTTCAGGAGATAGATTCCTTGTTACAGAAAACCTGTGGGAGTACCTCAGCAAACAAATTGACCAAAACAAATG GAAAACCACCAGATTCTTTGGATACAAGTTCAAAAAAT GAATGGCGTGGAATTCCAACAAGATTGAATAACATTCCACATTCCAGGGAAATCAGGCAATACTTCTATGACGATGTAGTACAAGCTACAAAACGTgctgttgaagataaaaagACTCGGTTGCAG ATAAATATCAACATTCCTGAACTTAACCCTGAAATG GATGTTTATCGCATAG GTGCTAGCGAGGTTGATAAAGAAGACGATATGTTTATCCTCATTGCTCCCCAGAATGCTGTTGGAAACTGCATAATTGAT GATATGAGAGCTATGACTGATGCTGCTGGTGATAGACCTGTGATTCTTGTAAACCCTCGCCTAAAG GATATGCCTGGATCAAGTGGTGTAATGCAA ACAATGGGGAGAGACATGAGGCTAAAGTATGCTGCATCATTTGAGACTTGCTATTCGTTCCGGCTTCTCTTTTATGCTGGCTCATTCTATCCGATCATGGGAGCTTTAAG GATGGCTTATCCAAATAAATATGAGATTTATAGAAGGGTTGACGAGCCCAATGGAAAagagaaatatgtttttatAGCTGAATTCACGGAGAACCCAACTCCTGATGATATCACTGGTGCTTTCAAAGGACCAAAAAA ggaaaaggaaaaggcgTCTTCTGGATTCTG GGGTTTCTTAAGTGGTATATTGTGA
- the LOC133898302 gene encoding probable adenylate kinase 5, chloroplastic isoform X1 yields the protein MASSSPSTTSPTLAVPGHPHRRPSPLPSCYSPLAASSSPAVSSISASAAPKHKPRGLGLRCRAAEEGPAPARGEAPPKVMISGAPASGKGTQCQRIVEKYGLVHISTGDLLRAEVSSGTEIGKTAKEYMDSGKLVPDQVVTDMVVSRLSQPDVQERGWLLDGYPRSFSQAQSLESMKIRPDIFIVLEVPDDILIDRCVGRRLDPVTGKIYHVKNFPPENEEISARLITRSDDTFEKVKSRLETYKQNSEAILPTYSDLLNQIDGNRPAEVVFQEIDSLLQKTCGSTSANKLTKTNGKPPDSLDTSSKNEWRGIPTRLNNIPHSREIRQYFYDDVVQATKRAVEDKKTRLQININIPELNPEMDVYRIGTLMELVRELSLSFADDGKCVKVCVQGSMGQGAFAGIPLQLAGTRKILEFMDWGDYGAKGTFINIGAVGASEVDKEDDMFILIAPQNAVGNCIIDDMRAMTDAAGDRPVILVNPRLKDMPGSSGVMQTMGRDMRLKYAASFETCYSFRLLFYAGSFYPIMGALRMAYPNKYEIYRRVDEPNGKEKYVFIAEFTENPTPDDITGAFKGPKKEKEKASSGFWGFLSGIL from the exons ATGGCGTCCTCCTCCCCGTCCACGACCTCCCCTACCCTCGCCGTGCCGGGGCACCCTCACCGCCGCCCCTCGCCGTTGCCTTCCTGCTACTCTCCTCTCgcggcgtcctcctccccggccgtcTCCTCCATCTCCGCGTCTGCCGCCCCCAAACACAAGCCCAGG GGGCTGGGACTTCGTTGCCGGGCCGCGGAGGAGGGACCCGCGCCGGCGCGCGGGGAGGCGCCCCCCAAGGTGATGATCTCGGGCGCGCCCGCGTCGGGGAAGGGTACGCAATGCCAAAGGATTGTCGAGAAG tacGGTTTGGTTCACATATCAACTGGGGATCTTCTACGAGCTGAAGTATCTTCTGGCACAGAAATAGGCAAGACAGCAAAAGAATATATGGACAGTGGCAAGCTTGTTCCAGATCAAGTTGTGACAGAT ATGGTGGTATCACGACTATCACAACCGGATGTACAAGAAAGagggtggcttcttgatggttacCCAAGGAGTTTCAGTCAGGCACAAAGCCTTGAAAGTATGAAAATAAGACCAGATATATTTATTGTGCTAGAA GTTCCTGATGACATTCTAATCGACAGATGTGTTGGAAGAAGGCTGGATCCTGTGACTGGCAAAATTTACCATGTAAAAAACTTCCCTCCGGAGAATGAGGAAATTTCTGCCCGGCTTATTACACGTTCTGATGATACGTTTGAGAAG GTTAAATCGCGTCTTGAGACGTACAAACAAAATTCTGAAGCTATTCTTCCTACATACTCAGATTTGCTTAATCAG ATTGATGGAAATCGCCCAGCGGAAGTTGTATTTCAGGAGATAGATTCCTTGTTACAGAAAACCTGTGGGAGTACCTCAGCAAACAAATTGACCAAAACAAATG GAAAACCACCAGATTCTTTGGATACAAGTTCAAAAAAT GAATGGCGTGGAATTCCAACAAGATTGAATAACATTCCACATTCCAGGGAAATCAGGCAATACTTCTATGACGATGTAGTACAAGCTACAAAACGTgctgttgaagataaaaagACTCGGTTGCAG ATAAATATCAACATTCCTGAACTTAACCCTGAAATG GATGTTTATCGCATAGGTACCCTCATGGAACTTGTCAGAgaactttctctttcttttgctgATGATGGAAAATGTGTCAAG GTCTGTGTTCAAGGCTCCATGGGGCAAGGTGCATTTGCTGGTATCCCACTTCAACTGGCTGGGACTAGAAAAATTTTGGAATTTATGGACTGGGGTGACTATGGGGCGAAGGGTACCTTCATTAATATTGGAGCAGTAG GTGCTAGCGAGGTTGATAAAGAAGACGATATGTTTATCCTCATTGCTCCCCAGAATGCTGTTGGAAACTGCATAATTGAT GATATGAGAGCTATGACTGATGCTGCTGGTGATAGACCTGTGATTCTTGTAAACCCTCGCCTAAAG GATATGCCTGGATCAAGTGGTGTAATGCAA ACAATGGGGAGAGACATGAGGCTAAAGTATGCTGCATCATTTGAGACTTGCTATTCGTTCCGGCTTCTCTTTTATGCTGGCTCATTCTATCCGATCATGGGAGCTTTAAG GATGGCTTATCCAAATAAATATGAGATTTATAGAAGGGTTGACGAGCCCAATGGAAAagagaaatatgtttttatAGCTGAATTCACGGAGAACCCAACTCCTGATGATATCACTGGTGCTTTCAAAGGACCAAAAAA ggaaaaggaaaaggcgTCTTCTGGATTCTG GGGTTTCTTAAGTGGTATATTGTGA